One Thermococcus eurythermalis DNA segment encodes these proteins:
- a CDS encoding acetate--CoA ligase family protein: protein MDYFFYPSSVSVFGSFKKGAIAYEILRNIVEGGFEGKIIPVNPKGGTVEVAGKTFEVREKLDEPVDTAIIAIPAKFVPALIDEIGPLIKGAVVISAGFSEVGNEELERELVERAKKHGVRLIGPNCAGIFGVHGRFFGSFEVRVKPGGLALISQSGAFGGAALAMGNDEGIGFSAFVSYGNASDLNESDFLEYFADDGNTKAIALYIEGVRDGRRFLKALRYASERKPVIVLKAGKSASGAKAAASHTGSLAGSYEIYRAAFKQAGAIEVEEMEELFDAAKAFEMYPRAGKRVAVITNSGGPGVLATDKLERLGLEIAKLGDKTVEELRSFLPPQCSVRNPIDLIADADYERYKRTIEVVCRDENVDSILVICVPPIFIPSEEIAKAVIEADCDKPVIVNFMAGELVRGGVKLLEEHGIKNFPTPERAARALKWLSLR from the coding sequence GTGGACTACTTCTTCTACCCTTCAAGCGTTTCTGTGTTCGGTTCGTTCAAGAAAGGTGCCATAGCCTACGAAATCCTCAGGAACATTGTCGAGGGAGGCTTTGAAGGCAAAATAATCCCGGTCAACCCCAAAGGCGGCACCGTTGAGGTCGCGGGGAAGACCTTTGAAGTCCGGGAAAAACTTGATGAGCCGGTCGATACCGCCATAATCGCCATACCGGCGAAGTTCGTTCCAGCCCTCATCGATGAAATCGGCCCGCTGATAAAAGGCGCCGTTGTGATAAGCGCCGGCTTTTCCGAGGTTGGAAACGAAGAGCTTGAGCGCGAGCTGGTCGAGAGGGCAAAAAAGCACGGCGTTAGGCTCATCGGCCCCAACTGCGCCGGCATCTTCGGCGTCCACGGGAGGTTCTTCGGCTCCTTCGAGGTTCGCGTTAAACCCGGCGGGCTCGCCCTCATCAGCCAGAGCGGTGCCTTCGGCGGCGCGGCCCTTGCGATGGGCAACGACGAGGGCATAGGCTTCTCGGCCTTCGTTTCCTATGGAAACGCCTCTGACCTGAACGAGAGCGACTTTTTGGAGTACTTTGCCGATGACGGTAACACTAAGGCGATAGCGCTTTACATAGAGGGCGTTAGGGACGGCAGACGCTTTTTGAAAGCCCTCCGCTACGCGAGCGAGAGGAAGCCCGTGATAGTCCTCAAGGCCGGCAAGAGCGCCAGCGGTGCTAAAGCTGCCGCCTCTCATACCGGCTCGCTCGCAGGCTCCTACGAAATCTACCGCGCGGCCTTCAAGCAGGCCGGAGCGATAGAGGTCGAAGAGATGGAGGAGCTCTTCGACGCGGCGAAGGCCTTCGAGATGTATCCCAGGGCCGGAAAGCGCGTGGCGGTCATCACCAATTCCGGCGGTCCGGGCGTCCTCGCGACTGACAAGCTCGAAAGGCTGGGCCTTGAGATTGCAAAGCTGGGCGATAAGACTGTGGAGGAGCTCCGCTCCTTCCTCCCGCCCCAGTGCTCGGTCAGGAACCCGATTGACCTCATCGCCGATGCCGACTACGAACGCTACAAGAGGACGATTGAGGTAGTTTGCAGGGACGAGAACGTTGACTCAATCCTCGTAATCTGCGTTCCTCCGATTTTCATTCCGAGCGAGGAGATAGCTAAGGCAGTTATCGAGGCCGACTGCGACAAGCCGGTCATCGTCAACTTCATGGCCGGTGAGCTCGTCCGCGGGGGGGTAAAACTGCTCGAAGAGCATGGAATCAAGAACTTCCCCACGCCGGAGCGCGCGGCGAGGGCCTTAAAGTGGCTCTCTCTCCGCTGA
- the tpiA gene encoding triose-phosphate isomerase, whose amino-acid sequence MAKLKEPIIAINFKTYIEATGKRALEIAKAAEKVWKETGITIVVAPQLADLRMIAESVEIPVFAQHIDPIKPGSHTGHVLPEAVKEAGAVGTLLNHSENRMILADLEAAIRRAEEVGLMTMVCSNNPAVSAAVAALGPDYVAVEPPELIGTGIPVSKAKPEVITDTVELVKKVNPEVKVLTGAGISSGEDVKKALELGSVGVLLASGVTKAKDPEKAIRDLVSLIV is encoded by the coding sequence ATGGCGAAGCTGAAGGAGCCGATTATAGCGATCAACTTCAAGACATACATCGAGGCGACCGGAAAGAGGGCGCTTGAGATAGCGAAGGCCGCCGAGAAGGTCTGGAAGGAGACCGGAATAACCATAGTCGTCGCGCCCCAGCTGGCAGACCTCAGAATGATAGCCGAGAGCGTTGAAATCCCGGTCTTCGCCCAGCACATCGACCCGATAAAGCCTGGAAGCCACACCGGCCACGTCCTTCCAGAGGCCGTGAAGGAAGCTGGCGCGGTAGGAACGCTCCTCAACCACTCCGAGAACAGGATGATTCTGGCAGACCTTGAAGCGGCGATAAGAAGAGCAGAGGAAGTCGGGCTCATGACGATGGTCTGCTCCAACAACCCGGCCGTTTCCGCGGCGGTTGCAGCTCTCGGCCCGGACTACGTTGCCGTCGAGCCACCTGAACTAATAGGCACGGGAATCCCCGTGAGCAAGGCAAAGCCCGAGGTCATCACTGACACCGTTGAGCTGGTCAAGAAGGTCAATCCAGAGGTCAAGGTTCTCACTGGAGCTGGAATTTCCTCTGGAGAGGACGTCAAGAAGGCCCTTGAGCTGGGAAGCGTCGGGGTTCTCCTCGCGAGCGGGGTTACCAAGGCAAAGGACCCGGAGAAGGCGATAAGAGATTTGGTGTCGCTTATCGTCTGA
- a CDS encoding EVE domain-containing protein — protein MKYWLCITNRENWEVVKEKNVWGVPRRHRNTIAKVNPGDKLVFYVKQERKNKERKNKEILEPKIVGIFEVVSEPYTDSSRIFKSPPHLNETYPLRVKIRPVKLGEVEFKPLVPKLKFITNKKRWSGHLMGKAMREIPEEDYKLIESLL, from the coding sequence ATGAAGTACTGGCTCTGCATTACGAACCGCGAGAACTGGGAGGTTGTCAAGGAGAAGAACGTCTGGGGCGTGCCGAGAAGGCACAGGAACACCATTGCCAAAGTCAATCCCGGTGATAAGCTCGTCTTCTACGTCAAGCAGGAGAGGAAAAACAAGGAGAGGAAAAACAAAGAGATTCTCGAACCCAAGATCGTTGGCATCTTCGAGGTCGTTAGCGAGCCCTACACGGACTCAAGCAGAATCTTCAAGAGCCCGCCGCACCTCAACGAGACTTACCCGCTGAGGGTGAAGATTAGGCCCGTAAAGCTCGGCGAGGTTGAGTTCAAGCCGCTGGTTCCAAAGCTGAAGTTCATCACCAACAAGAAGCGCTGGAGCGGTCACCTGATGGGCAAGGCGATGAGAGAAATCCCAGAAGAAGACTACAAGCTCATTGAAAGCCTTCTCTGA